One window of Chryseobacterium sp. JJR-5R genomic DNA carries:
- a CDS encoding SemiSWEET family transporter, whose amino-acid sequence MDNKKFFKILGWVATVTAMAMYVSYIPQIRSNLAGNKGEWLQPLVAAVNCTLWVVYGFMKKPERDMPIILANSPGIVFGLFAFFTAI is encoded by the coding sequence ATGGACAACAAAAAATTTTTCAAAATATTGGGATGGGTGGCTACCGTAACGGCTATGGCAATGTATGTCTCATATATCCCTCAGATCCGCAGCAACCTGGCCGGAAACAAAGGGGAATGGCTGCAGCCGCTGGTTGCCGCCGTGAACTGTACCTTATGGGTAGTATACGGATTCATGAAAAAGCCTGAACGGGATATGCCGATTATCTTGGCCAATTCACCGGGTATCGTATTCGGGCTCTTCGCCTTTTTTACAGCCATTTAA
- a CDS encoding DUF3526 domain-containing protein, producing MNHYLIKQFYRNKAYVIALLVLLMAGLTALYTGKKFLDRNHEIIAKSGQYQKESIGKNVKFHQDDLGLILYYVKFNLVNETPRLAALSIGMRDLNPSIQGVTIRNLEEQRYNSDFYNPANAAAGNFDFSFVLVFLFPLIIIAFCYNLISEEEESGRWKLLSVQSAGLGKLLDARLLVRFCAVSAVYLILIATAAFWIGIAADRFFTAFILSGWLYILFWFVLCRWVILFRKPSAQNALVLLMVWVGMNFIIPMSSNMIIQKYYPVQESLKAVMEQREGYHNKWDEAKQPTMEKFYNVYPQYRRFTVEENDAFTWTWYYAMQHMGDLEASTSSELYNEKMNKRSRAAEFLGYFLPNIHTQLTESRLAETGMENRLLYAAALRKFHEDKRLFFYPLIFSGKNADAVQWDRQTVSVFKESGNLNLSEIFLPYFALIAAIIILSQNKFRKLC from the coding sequence ATGAACCATTATTTAATAAAACAGTTTTACCGCAACAAAGCATACGTAATTGCATTGCTGGTATTGTTAATGGCGGGATTAACCGCACTCTATACAGGGAAAAAATTCCTGGACCGGAATCATGAGATCATCGCTAAAAGCGGGCAGTACCAGAAAGAGAGCATCGGGAAGAATGTGAAGTTCCATCAGGATGACCTGGGCCTCATTCTTTATTATGTTAAATTTAACCTGGTGAATGAAACGCCAAGGCTTGCAGCCCTCAGTATCGGGATGCGGGACCTCAACCCATCAATACAGGGCGTGACGATACGGAACCTTGAAGAGCAGCGCTACAATTCAGATTTTTATAATCCTGCCAATGCAGCAGCCGGGAATTTCGATTTCAGTTTTGTCCTGGTATTTCTTTTTCCGCTGATCATTATCGCGTTCTGCTATAACCTGATTTCAGAAGAAGAGGAGAGCGGCCGCTGGAAACTGCTTTCCGTGCAGAGCGCCGGTTTGGGGAAACTGCTGGATGCCCGTCTGCTGGTCCGGTTCTGTGCAGTGAGTGCCGTATATCTGATTCTGATTGCAACAGCTGCTTTCTGGATCGGGATTGCGGCAGACCGGTTTTTTACAGCTTTTATTCTTTCAGGCTGGCTCTATATCCTGTTCTGGTTTGTGCTGTGCCGCTGGGTGATCCTGTTCAGGAAGCCTTCTGCTCAAAATGCACTGGTTCTGCTGATGGTATGGGTAGGCATGAATTTTATCATCCCGATGAGTAGCAATATGATCATCCAGAAATATTACCCGGTACAGGAATCCCTGAAAGCCGTAATGGAACAGCGGGAGGGCTATCACAATAAATGGGATGAGGCAAAGCAGCCTACCATGGAGAAGTTTTACAACGTATATCCGCAATACCGCCGTTTTACGGTTGAAGAAAACGATGCATTTACATGGACGTGGTATTATGCGATGCAGCATATGGGCGACCTGGAAGCTTCAACTTCTTCAGAATTGTATAACGAAAAAATGAATAAACGCAGCCGGGCCGCTGAATTCCTGGGGTATTTTTTACCTAATATCCATACACAGCTCACCGAAAGCCGGCTGGCAGAAACGGGAATGGAAAACCGGTTGCTGTATGCTGCCGCCCTGCGAAAATTCCATGAAGATAAGCGCCTGTTTTTCTATCCGCTTATTTTTTCAGGTAAAAATGCAGACGCTGTACAATGGGACCGGCAGACCGTATCCGTCTTTAAAGAATCCGGAAACCTGAATCTGTCAGAGATCTTTCTGCCGTATTTCGCGCTTATTGCAGCCATCATTATCCTTTCACAAAACAAATTCAGAAAACTATGTTAA
- a CDS encoding ABC transporter ATP-binding protein has protein sequence MLKTVDLHKKYNGFTALQSLNLEVGKGEVFALLGQNGAGKSTTINILLGLIKATSGDAFINKISVREHPQEIKKHMAYIPETVLLYPGLTGLENLDFFSRIAGFTYSREELSAFLKRTGLQETAHQKPLGGYSKGMRQKVGIAIALAKDAKVLLLDEPTSGLDPIATAEFTEIVRQLGKEGRTVFMATHDIFNAVSVATNIGIMKQGELVQNVPSKTFTAGELQELYLKTI, from the coding sequence ATGTTAAAAACAGTTGATCTCCATAAAAAATACAATGGTTTTACGGCTCTGCAATCTCTTAACCTTGAAGTGGGGAAGGGTGAGGTTTTTGCCCTGCTGGGGCAGAACGGTGCCGGAAAAAGCACGACCATCAACATCCTGCTAGGGCTTATAAAAGCAACTTCAGGCGATGCATTTATCAATAAGATTTCAGTGCGGGAACATCCGCAGGAAATAAAAAAACACATGGCTTACATTCCTGAAACCGTGTTACTGTATCCCGGCCTTACCGGCCTGGAAAACCTGGATTTTTTCTCCAGGATTGCCGGATTTACCTACAGCAGGGAAGAACTGTCAGCGTTCCTGAAACGTACCGGGCTTCAGGAAACGGCTCATCAGAAACCTTTGGGGGGATATTCCAAGGGGATGCGCCAGAAAGTGGGGATTGCAATTGCTCTGGCCAAAGATGCAAAGGTGCTCCTGCTGGATGAACCTACCAGCGGGCTGGATCCTATTGCCACTGCGGAATTCACTGAGATTGTACGGCAGCTGGGAAAAGAGGGGAGAACCGTATTTATGGCAACCCACGATATTTTTAACGCAGTAAGCGTAGCTACCAACATCGGGATCATGAAGCAGGGCGAGCTGGTCCAGAATGTACCCTCAAAAACATTTACTGCCGGAGAATTGCAGGAACTTTATCTTAAAACGATTTGA
- a CDS encoding ABC transporter permease → MAKSILKLIIRKTRQDLLKEKQNLLIAVTVLLFCMLSMGVRFMKYKETGTQIQEYRKEVREHWEDRPAKHPHRMAHYGYLVFRTAHPLSIFDNGLDDYLGNVIFLEAHKQNTANLSEAGSSGILVRFGAFTGAFILQCIVPLIILFIGFGLIARERENATLKILSTQGASGRDMVWGKILGLWQFSLLFLLPVLPVVFLITLTSGAVPWADIGIRLLMLMPAYMAYYFFISALTVLASACSKSSSLALVGLIGCWLLLVIFVPKGVQFAAQNLYPAPSRIAFETRLEQDVMKAGDSHNPDDPHFKKIKDSLLARYHVSNTNDLPFNYSGFVMKEGEKISSQIYIRHQEELQETYNRQQRFSDICSFLDPVIAVKNFSMTAAGTDFYAYIRFREQAEAYRYDMAQRLNDLQIENISNIKPEKGGPPALVSRNNWKKFPDFNYRYTQVSESIRVNWIPAAALLFWLAVCVFLIEAGGRTLKLI, encoded by the coding sequence ATGGCAAAATCAATTTTAAAACTGATCATTAGGAAAACCAGGCAGGACCTTCTGAAAGAAAAGCAGAACCTGCTGATTGCCGTCACCGTACTGCTGTTCTGTATGCTGAGTATGGGAGTAAGATTTATGAAATATAAAGAAACCGGTACGCAGATACAGGAATACCGGAAAGAAGTCCGGGAACACTGGGAAGACCGGCCGGCGAAACATCCGCACCGGATGGCACATTATGGCTACCTGGTGTTCCGTACCGCGCATCCTTTAAGTATTTTTGATAACGGACTGGATGATTACCTCGGGAATGTTATCTTCCTGGAGGCCCACAAGCAGAATACCGCCAATCTGTCAGAAGCCGGAAGTTCAGGGATCCTGGTGCGTTTCGGTGCGTTTACCGGTGCCTTTATCCTGCAGTGCATCGTCCCGCTGATTATTTTGTTCATCGGTTTCGGGCTGATTGCCCGGGAGCGTGAGAATGCCACCCTGAAGATACTCAGTACGCAGGGAGCTTCAGGGAGGGATATGGTCTGGGGCAAGATCCTGGGGCTCTGGCAGTTTTCTCTGTTGTTTTTACTGCCGGTCCTGCCTGTGGTATTCTTAATTACCCTAACTTCAGGTGCGGTGCCATGGGCGGATATCGGTATACGATTACTGATGCTGATGCCTGCTTATATGGCCTATTACTTTTTTATCTCTGCTCTTACAGTACTGGCCTCTGCCTGCAGCAAAAGTTCTTCACTGGCTTTGGTAGGGCTGATCGGCTGCTGGCTGCTGCTGGTCATATTCGTGCCGAAGGGTGTTCAGTTTGCAGCCCAGAATCTTTACCCTGCGCCATCCCGTATTGCATTTGAGACGAGGCTGGAACAGGATGTCATGAAAGCAGGGGACAGCCATAACCCGGATGACCCTCATTTTAAAAAGATAAAAGATTCTCTGCTTGCCCGCTATCATGTAAGCAATACCAATGATCTGCCCTTTAATTACAGTGGCTTTGTGATGAAGGAAGGCGAAAAGATCAGCTCGCAAATTTACATCAGGCATCAGGAAGAGCTACAGGAAACCTATAACCGGCAGCAGCGGTTTTCGGATATCTGTTCATTCCTGGATCCTGTAATTGCCGTTAAAAACTTTTCAATGACGGCTGCGGGAACTGATTTTTATGCATATATCCGTTTCCGGGAACAGGCAGAAGCATACCGGTATGACATGGCACAGAGGCTTAATGACCTGCAGATTGAAAATATCAGCAATATCAAGCCTGAAAAAGGCGGCCCGCCAGCCCTTGTATCCCGTAACAACTGGAAAAAATTCCCTGATTTCAATTACCGGTATACTCAGGTTTCCGAGAGCATCAGGGTAAATTGGATACCCGCAGCAGCCCTTTTATTCTGGCTGGCAGTGTGTGTGTTCCTTATTGAAGCAGGAGGCAGAACCTTAAAATTAATTTAA
- a CDS encoding TonB-dependent siderophore receptor — MHTQNFYHPEVLSRTPGKTYKLSVLSFMLALSAFNAQQTRKDSAGSATIQTVEITGRKSKDYISDYSFAATKTAMKNKDLPLTLNTVTKELINDRQAFQLGDVMKNVSGVSPSSYYNQYNIRGISQNEEGQIINGMRTRQYYFLQPMTSNIERVEVFKGPASITMSSADPGGTINMVTKKPLEIPRHQVSLSGGSFDTYRITTDLTGPLNKSKNLRYRFNGAYQNAGSFRDHVKNTGILVSPSITFIPNEKTSLNVEMIFNDLHGNLDRGQPVFGAVPGKTDLNSTPRSLNLGAPDDYFKTREFVIMGSFAHHFNRHVSFNASYMKQFWNENLQEHRTTNSFVPDINNNPVFSLAMMQFVQRKQKWGTDNINAYFNFSYRTGEVEHQTLLGYDSQVWEKRDGGEQNAARGFLLKDGSVASSYNPANAANYQTVSYQGIIIPKTNVAPFDLTPGAQNHQGTDFYIMNVNTVLPSALTTTHAAYLQHLFTWRKFKVLSGIRHEWFQDITQFKTDNESSFRNAKLLYRVGVTYSLTDHINLYGTYLTGYQPQSNTVSLMPNTAGFTGSQSAARFRPLTSDLKELGIKARLFGKFSVSLSAYEINQKNILINANNPAEPDELVQRGADRSRGFEAEFTGYILPQWHIYGGYSYIDAVIRNDADPGLIGKRKENTSKNGVNLWTRYNFTKIPALRDFGAGLGMLYQSSKIPWFTRSFELPAYTTLDAALYYAPTDTKLQLALNVNNLNGTTYWLGAQNYLRLFPGAPRNYSITATYIF; from the coding sequence ATGCATACCCAAAATTTTTATCATCCAGAGGTACTTTCCCGTACTCCCGGCAAAACATATAAGCTTTCCGTACTCAGCTTTATGCTCGCATTATCTGCTTTCAACGCGCAACAGACCCGAAAAGATTCAGCCGGATCGGCCACCATTCAGACAGTGGAAATTACCGGCCGGAAATCCAAAGATTATATTTCAGACTATTCTTTTGCGGCTACAAAAACAGCCATGAAGAACAAAGACCTGCCCTTGACGCTGAACACCGTAACCAAGGAACTGATCAATGACCGGCAGGCTTTCCAGCTGGGCGATGTGATGAAAAACGTAAGCGGCGTATCCCCTTCAAGCTATTATAACCAATACAATATCCGCGGAATCAGCCAGAATGAAGAAGGCCAGATCATCAACGGAATGCGTACCCGCCAGTATTATTTTCTGCAGCCCATGACTTCCAATATTGAACGCGTGGAGGTTTTTAAAGGCCCTGCGAGCATCACCATGTCCAGCGCAGACCCGGGCGGAACCATCAATATGGTCACCAAAAAGCCTTTGGAAATACCCCGGCATCAGGTCAGTCTTTCCGGAGGCAGTTTTGATACCTACCGCATTACTACTGATCTTACCGGTCCGCTGAATAAAAGCAAAAACTTACGGTACCGTTTCAACGGGGCCTATCAGAATGCAGGGTCTTTCAGGGACCATGTTAAGAACACCGGGATTCTGGTCTCGCCGTCCATTACTTTTATTCCCAATGAAAAAACTTCTTTAAATGTTGAAATGATTTTTAATGACCTCCATGGGAATCTCGACAGGGGCCAGCCTGTTTTCGGAGCCGTGCCCGGAAAAACCGATCTCAACAGTACCCCGAGAAGCCTGAACCTGGGCGCACCGGATGATTATTTCAAAACCCGGGAATTTGTTATCATGGGGAGCTTTGCGCATCATTTCAACCGGCATGTCAGCTTTAACGCTTCCTACATGAAGCAGTTCTGGAATGAAAACCTTCAGGAACACAGGACTACCAATTCTTTTGTACCCGATATAAACAACAATCCTGTTTTCAGCCTTGCCATGATGCAGTTTGTTCAGCGGAAGCAGAAATGGGGAACAGATAATATCAATGCGTATTTTAATTTCAGCTACAGGACAGGAGAGGTTGAGCATCAGACCCTGTTAGGTTATGACAGCCAGGTCTGGGAAAAACGCGATGGCGGTGAACAGAATGCAGCCAGAGGCTTTCTGCTGAAAGACGGTTCGGTAGCCTCATCCTACAATCCTGCGAATGCGGCAAATTACCAGACCGTCAGTTATCAGGGGATTATCATTCCTAAAACCAATGTCGCTCCGTTTGACTTGACGCCCGGTGCACAGAACCACCAGGGAACGGATTTTTATATTATGAATGTAAATACGGTATTGCCGTCGGCGCTTACCACCACGCATGCCGCCTACCTCCAGCATCTATTTACCTGGCGGAAGTTTAAGGTATTGTCCGGGATCCGTCATGAATGGTTCCAGGATATTACCCAATTCAAAACGGATAATGAAAGCTCTTTCCGGAATGCCAAGCTTCTGTACAGGGTAGGGGTTACCTACAGCCTTACGGACCACATCAACCTGTACGGAACCTACCTTACCGGGTATCAGCCGCAATCCAATACCGTAAGCTTAATGCCGAATACCGCAGGCTTTACCGGCTCGCAATCTGCCGCAAGGTTCAGGCCGCTGACTTCCGATTTAAAAGAGCTCGGCATCAAAGCAAGACTGTTCGGTAAGTTTTCGGTCAGCCTTTCGGCCTATGAAATCAACCAGAAAAACATCCTGATCAATGCCAATAACCCTGCAGAACCAGATGAACTGGTACAGCGAGGAGCTGACAGGAGCCGTGGTTTTGAAGCTGAATTCACCGGATATATCCTTCCCCAATGGCACATTTACGGAGGATACAGCTATATTGATGCTGTCATACGCAATGATGCCGATCCGGGCCTCATCGGAAAACGGAAAGAAAATACATCTAAAAACGGGGTTAACCTGTGGACCCGGTACAACTTTACAAAGATTCCTGCACTGAGAGATTTCGGAGCAGGACTGGGAATGCTTTACCAGAGTTCAAAAATACCATGGTTTACAAGGAGTTTTGAGCTTCCTGCCTATACCACTTTAGATGCTGCTTTGTATTATGCTCCCACAGATACCAAACTACAGCTGGCACTGAATGTCAATAACCTTAACGGTACCACCTACTGGCTGGGTGCCCAGAACTATCTGAGGCTGTTTCCCGGAGCACCCAGGAATTATTCAATAACAGCTACCTATATATTTTAA